One segment of Theobroma cacao cultivar B97-61/B2 chromosome 9, Criollo_cocoa_genome_V2, whole genome shotgun sequence DNA contains the following:
- the LOC18587796 gene encoding uncharacterized protein LOC18587796 isoform X3 has product MEYSAAQSQGSVSSTSLSNQPPDPSGSTSYPSEFVNHGLLLWNQTRQQWRGNKRSEKRAQPQEPTISWDATYESLLGDNKPFPQPIALPEMVDFLVDYWEQEGLYDGVG; this is encoded by the exons ATGGAATATAGTGCAGCTCAGTCCCAGGGAAGCGTTTCATCAACCAGCCTGTCAAATCAACCCCCTGATCCATCTGGCAGTACAAGCTATCCTTCTGAATTCGTAAATCATG GCCTTCTTCTTTGGAACCAGACAAGGCAACAATGGCGTGGAAATAAAAGGTCTGAGAAGCGGGCACAACCTCAAGAACCCACAATAAG TTGGGATGCTACCTATGAGAGTTTACTAGGGGATAATAAGCCATTCCCCCAGCCGATTGCTCTTCCT GAAATGGTGGATTTTCTAGTCGATTATTGGGAGCAAGAGGGCTTATACGATGGAGTAGGATGA
- the LOC18587794 gene encoding EIN3-binding F-box protein 1, with protein sequence MSKLFSFSGSDDFCPGGSIYPNPKESSHFLSLGHHVDVYFPLRKKSRISAPFVFSGERFEQKKPSIDVLPDECLFEIFRRLPGGQERSACACVSKRWLTLVSNIRKDEITTQALNLKDESTDKKGGVVSEDEDQDVEGDGYLSRSLEGKKATDVRLAAIAVGTASRGGLGKLFIRGSNSSRGVTAVGLRAISRGCPSLRVLSLWSLSSVGDEGLCQIADGCHQLEKLDLCHCPAITDKSLIAVAKSCPNLTDLTIEGCANIENEGLQAVASCCPNLKSVSIKDCPLVGDQGIASLLSSASYSLTKVKLHALKITDVSLAVIGHYGNAVTDLSLISLPNVSEKGFWVMGNGHGLQKLKSFTVTSCRGVTDLGLEAVGKGCPNLKQFCLSKCAFLSDNGLVSFAKAAGSLESLQLEECHRITQFGFFGSLLNCGAKLKAISFVNCLGIKDLNLGLPSLSPCESLRSLSIRDCPGFGDSSLATLGKLCPQLQNVELSGLHGITDAGILPLLESCEAGLVKVNLSGCVNLSDKAVCVMADLHGWTLEKINLDGCKISDGSVVAIAENCQLLSDLDVSKCSITDSGIAALARSNQINLQILSVSGCTMVSDKSLPSLGKLGQTLLGLNLQQCKAISSSAVDLLVEQLWRCDILF encoded by the exons ATGTCAAAGCTCTTTTCTTTCAGTG GAAGTGATGATTTTTGCCCTGGGGGCTCAATTTACCCAAACCCCAAGGAGTCGAGCCACTTTTTGTCCCTTGGACATCATGTGGATGTGTATTTTCCTCTTCGCAAAAAGTCCCGCATCAGTGCCCCATTTGTGTTCTCTGGAGAGAGGTTTGAGCAGAAGAAGCCATCAATCGATGTTCTCCCTGATGAATGCTTATTTGAAATCTTCAGACGGTTGCCTGGAGGCCAAGAGAGGAGTGCCTGTGCTTGTGTTTCCAAGCGCTGGCTTACACTTGTAAGTAACATCCGCAAAGATGAAATCACCACCCAAGCTTTGAATCTCAAGGATGAGAGTACTGATAAGAAGGGTGGAGTTGTTTCTGAGGATGAAGATCAGGATGTTGAGGGTGATGGATACCTCTCTAGGAGCTTGGAAGGGAAGAAAGCGACAGATGTTAGACTTGCTGCTATTGCTGTCGGAACTGCTAGTCGTGGAGGATTGGGCAAGCTTTTCATTCGAGGAAGCAATTCCAGTCGTGGAGTGACAGCTGTTGGTCTCAGGGCCATTTCCCGTGGATGCCCTTCTCTTAGGGTTCTTTCCTTGTGGAGTTTGTCTTCTGTTGGAGATGAAGGTCTGTGTCAGATTGCTGATGGGTGTCACCAGCTAGAGAAGCTTGACCTTTGCCACTGTCCTGCAATTACTGATAAGTCTTTGATTGCTGTTGCAAAGAGCTGCCCAAATTTGACTGATCTGACCATAGAGGGTTGTGCAAACATTGAAAATGAAGGTCTCCAAGCTGTAGCATCCTGCTGTCCCAATCTAAAGTCTGTTTCAATCAAAGACTGCCCCCTTGTTGGAGATCAAGGAATTGCAAGCCTGTTGTCGTCGGCCTCATATTCCCTCACAAAAGTAAAGCTCCATGCTTTGAAGATTACCGATGTCTCTCTTGCTGTTATTGGACACTATGGCAATGCAGTGACTGACCTTTCTCTTATTAGCCTTCCAAATGTGAGTGAGAAGGGCTTCTGGGTGATGGGTAATGGGCATGGGCTACAGAAATTGAAGTCTTTCACAGTTACATCTTGCCGTGGAGTGACAGATTTGGGACTTGAAGCTGTTGGAAAGGGTTGCCCAAATTTGAAGCAGTTCTGCCTCAGCAAATGTGCTTTCTTATCTGATAATGGATTGGTGTCTTTTGCCAAAGCAGCTGGTTCACTAGAGAGCTTGCAACTGGAGGAGTGCCACAGGATCACCCAATTTGGGTTTTTTGGTTCCCTTCTTAACTGTGGTGCAAAGTTGAAGGCTATTTCTTTCGTGAACTGCTTGGGCATTAAGGACCTAAACTTGGGATTGCCTTCCCTATCCCCTTGTGAATCCCTCCGATCACTGTCCATCCGTGACTGCcctggttttggtgattctaGCTTGGCTACATTGGGTAAGTTGTGCCCTCAACTGCAGAATGTGGAGTTGAGCGGGCTTCATGGAATAACAGATGCTGGGATTCTTCCATTGCTTGAGAGTTGTGAGGCTGGTTTGGTGAAGGTTAATCTCAGTGGTTGTGTGAATTTGAGTGACAAAGCTGTTTGTGTCATGGCTGATTTGCACGGGTGGACTCTAGAAAAGATAAATCTTGATGGTTGTAAGATCAGTGATGGTAGTGTGGTTGCAATTGCAGAGAACTGCCAGTTGCTCAGTGATCTTGATGTCTCAAAGTGTTCCATCACTGATTCTGGAATTGCAGCTCTTGCTCGTTCTAATCAGATCAATCTGCAGATTCTTTCTGTGTCTGGTTGCACAATGGTCTCAGACAAAAGCTTGccttctcttggaaaattggGTCAGACTCTCTTGGGATTAAACCTGCAGCAATGCAAGGCAATCAGCAGCAGTGCAGTTGATCTGCTTGTGGAGCAGCTATGGAGGTGTGATATCCTTTTCTGA
- the LOC18587796 gene encoding uncharacterized protein LOC18587796 isoform X1 — protein MDPRCCLLAQTERCFGKKPCCSFVLFSGAYLRALALWLMGTFKCKCKALFSSRGCFGCFTKPTLIVAVDDPSKGLTIQGRKVKKSSLSEDFPSSSACEMEYSAAQSQGSVSSTSLSNQPPDPSGSTSYPSEFVNHGLLLWNQTRQQWRGNKRSEKRAQPQEPTISWDATYESLLGDNKPFPQPIALPEMVDFLVDYWEQEGLYDGVG, from the exons ATGGATCCTAGGTGTTGTTTATTAGCTCAGACTGAGAGATGCTTTGGAAAGAAACCCTGTTGTTcgtttgttttgttttctggaGCTTATTTGCGTGCTCTTGCACTCTGGCTGATGGGAACATTCAAGTGTAAATGCAAAGCTCTTTTTAGT AGCAGAGGTTGTTTTGGATGCTTCACGAAACCCACACTGATTGTTGCGGTGGATGACCCATCAAAGGGTCTCACAATTCAAGGCcggaaagtgaagaaatctaGCCTTTCTGAGGATTTCCCAAGCAGCAGTGCATGTGAGATGGAATATAGTGCAGCTCAGTCCCAGGGAAGCGTTTCATCAACCAGCCTGTCAAATCAACCCCCTGATCCATCTGGCAGTACAAGCTATCCTTCTGAATTCGTAAATCATG GCCTTCTTCTTTGGAACCAGACAAGGCAACAATGGCGTGGAAATAAAAGGTCTGAGAAGCGGGCACAACCTCAAGAACCCACAATAAG TTGGGATGCTACCTATGAGAGTTTACTAGGGGATAATAAGCCATTCCCCCAGCCGATTGCTCTTCCT GAAATGGTGGATTTTCTAGTCGATTATTGGGAGCAAGAGGGCTTATACGATGGAGTAGGATGA
- the LOC18587796 gene encoding uncharacterized protein LOC18587796 isoform X2 has product MQSSGYLPPWICALFACMGGCFGCFTKPTLIVAVDDPSKGLTIQGRKVKKSSLSEDFPSSSACEMEYSAAQSQGSVSSTSLSNQPPDPSGSTSYPSEFVNHGLLLWNQTRQQWRGNKRSEKRAQPQEPTISWDATYESLLGDNKPFPQPIALPEMVDFLVDYWEQEGLYDGVG; this is encoded by the exons ATGCAATCTTCTGGTTACCTTCCCCCTTGGATCTGTGCCCTTTTTGCGTGCATGGG AGGTTGTTTTGGATGCTTCACGAAACCCACACTGATTGTTGCGGTGGATGACCCATCAAAGGGTCTCACAATTCAAGGCcggaaagtgaagaaatctaGCCTTTCTGAGGATTTCCCAAGCAGCAGTGCATGTGAGATGGAATATAGTGCAGCTCAGTCCCAGGGAAGCGTTTCATCAACCAGCCTGTCAAATCAACCCCCTGATCCATCTGGCAGTACAAGCTATCCTTCTGAATTCGTAAATCATG GCCTTCTTCTTTGGAACCAGACAAGGCAACAATGGCGTGGAAATAAAAGGTCTGAGAAGCGGGCACAACCTCAAGAACCCACAATAAG TTGGGATGCTACCTATGAGAGTTTACTAGGGGATAATAAGCCATTCCCCCAGCCGATTGCTCTTCCT GAAATGGTGGATTTTCTAGTCGATTATTGGGAGCAAGAGGGCTTATACGATGGAGTAGGATGA